Proteins encoded in a region of the Pseudothermotoga elfii DSM 9442 = NBRC 107921 genome:
- a CDS encoding aminopeptidase, whose product MRFELIRPAKKLINDVFEIKEGEEVVLTYDTLSDLQVVQITAAAAVEMGAKPVLICVPAPDGVGKAADPQLPLRTLSAALEHCDVWIEFNERWLLYSTVYEQAMKNKNLRYMCLVGMNSEMMQRTLDLDLRKLREFLKKVTERISKARKVRITTAAGTDINFENHPHRPVICDSGEANLPGIYMLPGQISWSPVFESINGKIVFDGSLVPPAGILREPVELTIENGEIKRISGGTESIIFKKWLESFKHRGMFRLAHISLGFNPGAKLTGNVLEDERVWGCSEWGIGYIGEDMIPDIKMEDQAPSHCDGVCLNSTIILDDAVVVKNGVVVDEELMNFVPK is encoded by the coding sequence GTGCGATTTGAATTGATTCGCCCTGCAAAAAAACTCATTAACGATGTATTTGAAATCAAAGAAGGCGAAGAAGTTGTTTTGACTTATGACACACTTTCAGATTTGCAAGTGGTTCAGATTACAGCGGCAGCAGCTGTTGAAATGGGTGCGAAACCTGTTCTTATATGCGTGCCTGCTCCAGATGGTGTTGGAAAAGCAGCTGATCCGCAGCTTCCTTTAAGAACACTGAGTGCCGCTCTGGAACATTGCGACGTATGGATTGAATTTAATGAAAGATGGCTCCTGTATTCCACAGTTTATGAACAGGCCATGAAAAATAAAAATCTTAGATATATGTGCCTGGTTGGTATGAATTCGGAAATGATGCAGAGAACACTGGATCTCGATCTGAGAAAATTGAGAGAATTTCTCAAAAAGGTAACAGAGAGAATCTCGAAAGCCAGAAAGGTTCGAATCACAACCGCCGCTGGCACAGATATAAATTTCGAAAATCATCCACATAGACCCGTTATATGCGATTCAGGAGAAGCAAATCTACCGGGGATTTATATGCTTCCTGGGCAAATTAGCTGGTCACCTGTGTTTGAATCCATAAACGGTAAAATAGTTTTTGATGGATCTCTTGTTCCTCCTGCTGGCATACTTAGGGAGCCTGTGGAGCTCACTATTGAAAATGGCGAAATAAAAAGAATTTCAGGAGGAACAGAAAGCATTATTTTTAAAAAATGGCTTGAATCATTTAAACATCGAGGTATGTTCAGACTAGCTCATATATCGCTTGGTTTCAATCCAGGAGCCAAACTCACGGGCAATGTGCTTGAGGATGAAAGAGTATGGGGGTGCAGTGAATGGGGGATCGGATACATAGGGGAGGATATGATTCCAGATATAAAAATGGAAGATCAAGCTCCGTCACATTGCGATGGGGTTTGTCTTAATTCGACCATAATTCTTGATGATGCCGTTGTTGTGAAAAATGGCGTTGTCGTTGATGAAGAACTCATGAATTTTGTTCCAAAGTAA
- a CDS encoding DUF917 domain-containing protein: protein MIRLNLDDIKQILFGCALLGTGGGGDLQEGVKMVEEVNAEVNMISLEELNEGDLVACPYFVGSVSPRDMIEKKKISRKITSPVLESLNILEEFMGKKISGVFPTELGGGNTAVAFQVAAMKNIPVVNADPVGRAVPEVQHTTFFLYDIPMTPFSLCNEFGDKIIVPEISCDEQAEEIIRSVAVASENRIGVTSHPLDAKILKKSIVANTLSKAWKIAKVREAALIKGEDPVAAVAKSAGGYVLFKGVALKDANWRDEDGFTVGDMYIEGVEKYKGRIMKIWFKNENLISWIDDIPYVTSPDLIILVHSEDASPVLNPHLKRKDKVSVIGIPSEPVWRSPRAIEILGPRHFGFDIDFIPVERRIKSAI, encoded by the coding sequence GTGATTAGACTTAATTTAGATGATATTAAACAAATTTTGTTTGGATGTGCTTTGCTTGGTACTGGCGGCGGCGGTGATCTGCAAGAGGGTGTGAAAATGGTTGAAGAAGTGAATGCAGAAGTTAATATGATCTCCTTGGAAGAGTTAAACGAAGGCGATTTGGTGGCATGCCCATATTTTGTTGGGTCAGTTTCCCCGAGAGACATGATAGAAAAAAAGAAAATTTCGAGGAAAATTACGTCTCCTGTGTTGGAATCTTTGAACATACTCGAAGAGTTCATGGGCAAAAAAATTTCAGGTGTTTTTCCAACAGAACTTGGCGGAGGAAATACGGCGGTGGCTTTCCAGGTGGCTGCTATGAAAAACATTCCTGTTGTGAATGCAGATCCCGTGGGTCGTGCAGTCCCCGAGGTTCAGCACACAACTTTCTTTTTATATGATATCCCTATGACTCCATTTTCATTGTGTAATGAATTTGGGGATAAAATAATAGTCCCGGAAATTTCATGTGATGAACAAGCCGAAGAGATTATCAGATCTGTGGCTGTGGCAAGTGAAAATAGAATAGGTGTGACATCTCATCCGCTCGATGCTAAAATCTTGAAAAAGTCGATCGTAGCAAACACTCTGTCAAAAGCATGGAAAATAGCGAAAGTTCGCGAGGCAGCTCTGATTAAAGGAGAAGATCCCGTTGCAGCGGTTGCAAAATCTGCCGGTGGGTACGTGCTATTCAAAGGTGTTGCCCTGAAAGATGCAAACTGGCGAGACGAAGATGGTTTTACAGTAGGAGATATGTACATAGAAGGTGTGGAAAAATATAAAGGGAGAATTATGAAAATATGGTTTAAAAATGAAAATCTGATCTCATGGATTGACGACATTCCATATGTCACCAGCCCGGATCTGATAATACTTGTCCACTCCGAAGATGCTTCTCCTGTACTGAATCCACACCTGAAAAGAAAAGACAAAGTCAGCGTTATTGGTATTCCCTCAGAGCCAGTATGGCGCAGTCCAAGGGCTATTGAGATACTTGGGCCAAGACATTTCGGCTTTGATATAGATTTTATTCCTGTTGAGAGGAGAATAAAAAGTGCGATTTGA
- a CDS encoding ABC transporter ATP-binding protein has protein sequence MIEVVNLRKYFLVRSSGIWGRKKILRAVDGISFSTKIGETLAIVGESGSGKSTLVRCINGLVQPTSGEIYLDGVKVNGLKGEQYRQKVSRKIQMVFQDPVTSLNPRMKVLEIVSEPLMVHTRFSSIDRKGMVLELLERVGLNEKHMYKYPGELSGGQCQRVAIARALSIKPGALILDEPTASLDVSVQAQVIDLLMQLQNEFDLTYLFVSHDISVVRSISHRTMVMYLGKVMELGPTEEVIDNPLHPYTEILISSIFVPDPNIPLFRPRVQGEPSDPVELLSGCLFRTRCPIAENICSKHDMSLKQVKDNRFSACWKS, from the coding sequence ATGATTGAGGTAGTTAATCTGAGAAAGTATTTTTTGGTCAGATCCAGTGGCATCTGGGGAAGAAAGAAAATTTTGAGAGCTGTTGATGGAATAAGTTTTTCCACGAAAATTGGTGAAACACTGGCAATAGTAGGAGAATCAGGAAGTGGAAAAAGTACATTAGTTCGCTGCATTAATGGTTTGGTTCAGCCAACGAGCGGTGAAATATACCTTGATGGCGTAAAAGTAAACGGTTTGAAAGGTGAACAGTACAGACAGAAGGTTTCAAGAAAAATTCAGATGGTCTTTCAAGACCCTGTGACGTCATTAAATCCAAGGATGAAGGTTCTCGAAATAGTGAGTGAGCCTTTAATGGTTCATACCAGATTCTCCAGTATTGACAGAAAAGGTATGGTTCTCGAGCTACTGGAGCGTGTAGGGTTGAATGAAAAACATATGTACAAGTATCCAGGAGAGCTGAGTGGAGGTCAGTGCCAGCGCGTTGCTATAGCCCGTGCGCTGTCGATAAAGCCCGGAGCTCTCATCTTGGATGAACCTACCGCATCCTTAGATGTGTCTGTTCAAGCTCAGGTGATAGATCTTTTGATGCAGTTGCAAAATGAGTTTGATTTAACGTATCTATTTGTTAGCCATGATATTTCTGTGGTCAGGAGTATCAGCCACAGAACAATGGTGATGTATCTCGGAAAGGTTATGGAGCTGGGTCCAACTGAAGAAGTGATAGATAATCCACTTCACCCGTACACTGAAATTTTGATTTCCTCGATATTTGTTCCAGATCCAAATATTCCTTTGTTCAGGCCAAGAGTTCAGGGAGAACCATCTGATCCTGTTGAGTTATTGTCTGGCTGTTTATTTCGCACGCGATGTCCGATTGCAGAAAATATTTGTTCGAAGCACGATATGAGTTTGAAGCAGGTGAAAGACAATAGATTTTCTGCCTGTTGGAAAAGCTGA
- a CDS encoding ABC transporter ATP-binding protein, producing MKKLVEFESYSLTFATLSGKIKVLENVSFSINHNEVFALVGETGCGKTVTAISILNLLPVNAIRSGRIFFNGTEIDDKTVELIRGRDVAMIFQDPTSSLNPLYTVEKQLMDILVTRQHMSKKEAGLKMPELLKQVQLYDVDRILKSYPHELSGGMRQRIMIAMALACKPKLLIADEPTTALDVTVQRQILYLIAQIKEKNQLSILFITHDMGIVAQIADRVGVMYAGMMVEIAPKKTIFEKPLHPYTAGLMSCIFNPKKKTRPKPIAGSVPSFNSFSNECRFHSRCGISRKICSEISPELVEIEPGHLVACHACGGVRDD from the coding sequence GTGAAAAAACTTGTGGAATTTGAAAGCTATTCTTTGACTTTTGCAACACTCAGTGGAAAGATAAAAGTGCTTGAGAATGTTTCATTTTCTATCAACCATAACGAAGTGTTTGCGCTGGTTGGCGAAACAGGATGCGGAAAAACGGTGACAGCTATTTCTATCTTGAATCTGCTTCCTGTAAATGCTATTAGATCGGGGAGGATTTTTTTCAATGGAACGGAAATAGACGATAAAACAGTAGAGTTGATTCGTGGAAGAGATGTGGCTATGATCTTTCAAGATCCGACCTCTTCATTAAACCCACTTTATACTGTTGAAAAACAGTTAATGGACATTCTGGTAACGAGGCAGCATATGTCTAAGAAAGAAGCAGGCTTAAAAATGCCAGAGCTGCTGAAACAGGTTCAGTTATACGACGTAGATAGAATTCTTAAATCTTATCCACATGAACTTTCTGGTGGCATGAGACAACGCATTATGATAGCAATGGCACTGGCGTGCAAACCAAAATTGTTGATAGCCGATGAACCAACGACTGCACTTGATGTGACAGTGCAGCGTCAAATCTTGTATCTGATAGCTCAGATAAAGGAAAAAAATCAACTTTCTATTCTCTTCATCACACATGATATGGGTATCGTTGCTCAGATAGCTGATCGTGTTGGGGTTATGTACGCCGGGATGATGGTTGAAATTGCACCGAAGAAAACAATTTTTGAAAAACCGCTGCATCCGTATACAGCAGGTCTTATGAGTTGCATATTTAATCCAAAAAAGAAAACCAGACCGAAGCCAATCGCTGGTTCTGTTCCGTCATTCAATAGTTTTTCGAATGAATGCAGGTTTCACAGCCGATGTGGAATAAGCCGCAAAATTTGTTCAGAGATATCTCCAGAGCTTGTTGAAATTGAACCAGGACATCTGGTTGCATGTCACGCATGTGGTGGTGTCAGAGATGATTGA
- the nikC gene encoding nickel transporter permease, giving the protein MDSILVLKVALKKPTALFSVVVIALTLFMAIFAPFITPYKDQALGEPNLSERLQPPGGKHILGTDHMGRDILSRIIYGSRTSLLVGITVVTFSGLIGMIVGIAAGYFGGIVDNLLMRFTDIFLAFPPLLLALLIASTLGKGLGNAVLALVITWWPWYARLSRSQVLSIKTLAYVEAARSAGVSNFMIMIRHIFPNCVTPVLVQATMDMGSAILEAAALSFLGLGVQPPAPDWGLMISEGKNYFLNYWWVPTFPGLFIFLLVMSFNLLGDVLREILDPRLRRRFFL; this is encoded by the coding sequence TTGGATTCCATTCTGGTATTGAAAGTTGCGTTAAAAAAACCAACAGCTTTGTTTTCAGTTGTGGTAATCGCGTTGACTTTGTTCATGGCTATTTTTGCGCCATTTATAACTCCTTATAAAGATCAGGCGCTGGGAGAACCGAATCTTTCGGAACGCCTTCAACCACCTGGCGGCAAGCATATCCTGGGAACTGACCACATGGGACGAGATATACTCAGCCGTATTATCTACGGCAGCAGAACATCACTTCTGGTTGGTATAACTGTCGTGACGTTTTCGGGTTTGATAGGAATGATTGTCGGCATTGCCGCTGGATATTTCGGTGGAATTGTAGATAATCTGTTAATGAGATTTACCGACATTTTCCTTGCATTTCCACCTTTATTGCTGGCTCTGTTGATAGCTTCGACTCTTGGAAAAGGGTTGGGTAATGCTGTGCTTGCTCTGGTGATAACCTGGTGGCCGTGGTATGCAAGGTTATCAAGATCTCAGGTGCTTTCGATTAAAACGCTCGCTTACGTAGAAGCGGCGCGATCTGCTGGTGTTTCAAATTTTATGATTATGATCAGGCATATTTTCCCAAATTGTGTAACTCCCGTTCTGGTACAGGCTACCATGGATATGGGCTCAGCCATACTGGAGGCAGCTGCTTTGTCATTTCTCGGCCTGGGGGTCCAGCCACCAGCTCCAGACTGGGGATTAATGATAAGTGAAGGAAAGAATTACTTTCTGAATTACTGGTGGGTTCCAACTTTTCCTGGCTTGTTCATATTTTTACTCGTTATGAGTTTTAATTTGCTCGGAGATGTTTTGAGAGAAATTCTTGATCCGCGGCTCAGGAGGAGATTTTTTCTGTGA
- a CDS encoding ABC transporter permease encodes MNWLRYSVSRLISSLIVIFGVILVVYVISAVVPSDPAALWVGPHPTYSALQNAREKLKLDLPLFERFFYFFKDLLRGDLGISIRTHNPVSQDIFKAFGATFELILFSEFLAIIIGIILGVYAGVYQNKLPDSINRIFAVAGVSLPGFWFGMILQLIFFKYLGILPLSDRIDIVVSLTNPFKEITGFYLIDTLIDRNIPAFVDVLKHLILPAITLSVYPIGLITRQVRSMMIEVLNENYIRTSIAYGIPKRKIYFQYALKNAIAPAMVTVALSFAYTLVGAFLVELIFNWPGLGRYAANSILSMDYPAIVGVTLVVSITYVLINFVVDILQAKIDPRIKY; translated from the coding sequence GTGAACTGGTTAAGGTATAGTGTTTCAAGACTGATAAGTTCTCTCATAGTAATTTTTGGCGTGATACTGGTTGTTTATGTAATATCGGCAGTTGTTCCATCAGATCCTGCTGCACTGTGGGTTGGCCCACATCCAACCTACAGTGCTCTCCAGAATGCAAGAGAGAAATTGAAACTCGATTTGCCCCTATTTGAGCGTTTTTTCTATTTTTTCAAAGATCTTTTGCGAGGGGATCTTGGTATTTCTATAAGAACGCATAATCCGGTCTCACAGGATATATTCAAAGCCTTTGGTGCTACCTTTGAGTTGATTCTTTTTTCAGAATTTTTAGCCATAATTATTGGAATTATCCTGGGAGTTTATGCTGGAGTATACCAGAACAAATTACCCGATAGTATAAATCGAATCTTCGCAGTAGCAGGAGTTTCATTGCCTGGTTTCTGGTTTGGAATGATTCTTCAATTAATATTTTTCAAGTATCTTGGTATATTACCATTATCCGATAGGATTGATATTGTTGTTTCACTCACGAATCCGTTTAAGGAAATTACAGGTTTCTATTTGATCGATACCTTAATTGATAGGAATATTCCAGCTTTTGTAGACGTTCTTAAACATTTGATTCTTCCTGCAATAACCTTATCTGTTTATCCCATTGGTTTGATAACAAGACAGGTAAGATCGATGATGATAGAAGTCTTGAATGAAAATTACATAAGAACTTCCATAGCTTATGGCATACCGAAAAGAAAAATCTATTTTCAATACGCATTGAAAAATGCCATAGCACCAGCGATGGTGACTGTTGCTCTTTCATTTGCCTATACGCTTGTTGGAGCTTTTCTGGTTGAATTGATTTTCAACTGGCCGGGGCTTGGAAGATATGCTGCAAACTCGATATTGAGTATGGATTATCCTGCTATCGTTGGGGTGACACTTGTCGTTTCGATAACATATGTTCTGATCAATTTCGTAGTGGATATTCTTCAGGCAAAAATAGATCCGCGAATTAAATATTAA
- a CDS encoding ABC transporter substrate-binding protein, with the protein MRKFLTLCTVLVVSILLFGQNQSVVIYAFGSEMITLDPSTEFSNSIVVLNNVYETLTMYADGKLIPVLATEWKSNDSGTEWVFKLRKNVKFHDGTELTSQSVKYSIYRCINLAGGPSYIWDSVESIETPDKYTVVFKLKYPANIPLIAASGYGAFIFSEKVSQIGNDQVITDWFNSGNEAGSGPYVLAKYDPKTQIVLKKFDDYWGGWNNKKFENAIIQIVPDPSLRSQMVTSGKAHITRDLIYDDLKKLENNPNVIVKKKPSYQVLYLFFNTKKLPFNNKDFRKAVAYALPYDDILKYVLLGYGTRPNGIIPKGMVAHADHLEPLVQDLNKADNFLSKSGLNLKSFKVLLTYMQSDEGEKKTAELIWSSLKKLGIDTEIRPMNWEQQWALARSDPSQAQDMFIMYWWPTVMTPYDFLYSMFHTEDQVLFNLSYYYNDKVDELMDRAVTLEGINLKKAEEFYRMVETLLREDMPAIPLYQIDEVYVLHKSVKGFESNPAYPNVVFFYNLETNF; encoded by the coding sequence ATGAGAAAATTTCTTACGCTTTGTACAGTTTTAGTTGTTTCGATACTTTTGTTTGGTCAAAATCAGAGTGTAGTAATCTATGCATTTGGTTCTGAGATGATAACACTTGATCCGAGCACAGAGTTCTCCAACTCAATTGTTGTTTTAAACAACGTTTATGAAACGCTCACTATGTACGCCGACGGAAAATTGATCCCCGTGCTTGCAACTGAGTGGAAATCGAATGATTCTGGAACAGAGTGGGTTTTTAAGCTGAGAAAAAATGTTAAATTTCATGATGGCACAGAGTTGACTTCTCAGTCTGTAAAATACTCTATCTACAGGTGTATAAACCTTGCTGGAGGACCGTCTTACATCTGGGATAGTGTTGAAAGTATTGAGACGCCAGATAAGTACACTGTCGTCTTCAAATTAAAATATCCAGCGAATATTCCATTGATAGCTGCTTCAGGATACGGTGCTTTTATCTTTAGCGAGAAAGTTAGCCAGATTGGAAATGATCAGGTTATAACAGATTGGTTTAATTCAGGAAATGAAGCCGGGTCTGGACCTTATGTGTTAGCAAAATATGATCCCAAAACACAGATTGTTTTGAAAAAATTTGATGATTACTGGGGAGGATGGAATAACAAAAAATTTGAAAATGCCATAATTCAGATTGTTCCTGATCCTTCACTGCGTTCACAGATGGTTACTTCGGGAAAAGCTCATATCACGAGAGATTTGATATACGATGATTTAAAAAAACTTGAGAATAATCCAAATGTAATTGTGAAAAAGAAACCAAGTTATCAGGTGCTTTATCTGTTTTTTAACACGAAAAAACTTCCGTTCAATAACAAAGATTTCAGAAAAGCAGTCGCATATGCTCTTCCTTACGATGATATCCTGAAGTATGTCTTGCTTGGCTATGGAACAAGACCTAATGGTATCATACCCAAAGGCATGGTTGCTCATGCAGATCATCTGGAGCCACTTGTACAGGATCTCAATAAAGCGGATAATTTTCTGAGCAAATCTGGGTTAAACCTGAAATCATTCAAAGTCCTTCTGACTTACATGCAGAGTGATGAAGGTGAGAAAAAAACAGCTGAATTGATTTGGTCATCGTTGAAGAAACTTGGCATAGATACAGAAATCAGACCAATGAACTGGGAACAACAGTGGGCGCTTGCGAGAAGTGATCCATCTCAAGCTCAGGACATGTTCATAATGTACTGGTGGCCAACTGTTATGACACCGTATGATTTTCTATACAGCATGTTCCATACCGAAGATCAGGTTCTGTTTAATCTCTCTTATTACTACAACGACAAAGTTGATGAACTTATGGATCGAGCAGTCACCTTAGAAGGCATTAATCTGAAGAAAGCGGAAGAATTTTACAGAATGGTTGAAACTCTACTCAGAGAAGATATGCCAGCGATTCCGCTATACCAAATTGATGAGGTTTATGTGCTTCATAAATCAGTAAAAGGATTTGAAAGCAATCCTGCTTATCCGAATGTTGTATTTTTCTATAATTTAGAAACAAATTTCTGA
- the nth gene encoding endonuclease III, which produces MAETNRRQIIFVCKKIIDLFPRSSFEKDPFRVLIATILSQRTKDENTYKASKKLFESFPDVYSLSMAKPSQIYDLIKASGMYRQKAERIIKVSQIIVEKFNGKIPANLHDLLSLPGVGRKTANIVLYHCFCQPALAVDTHVHRISNRLGFVKTKTPEQTEEGLTKIIPKRFWGPINGAMVEFGKKVCLPRKPKCQECPVNKCCEYFNSIKFSENGKN; this is translated from the coding sequence GTGGCAGAAACGAACAGAAGACAGATAATTTTCGTGTGCAAGAAAATTATAGATCTGTTTCCACGGTCTTCTTTTGAAAAAGATCCATTTAGAGTACTTATTGCGACAATACTTAGCCAACGAACAAAAGACGAAAACACATATAAAGCATCCAAAAAACTTTTCGAGAGTTTTCCAGATGTCTATTCTCTTTCTATGGCAAAACCTTCTCAAATTTACGATTTGATAAAAGCATCCGGTATGTACAGGCAAAAAGCGGAGAGGATAATAAAAGTTTCTCAGATCATTGTTGAAAAATTCAATGGAAAAATCCCGGCAAACCTGCATGATTTGTTGAGTTTGCCGGGTGTAGGAAGAAAAACAGCGAATATTGTTTTATATCATTGTTTTTGCCAGCCAGCCCTTGCTGTTGATACTCATGTACATAGAATATCAAACAGACTTGGTTTTGTGAAAACCAAAACACCGGAACAAACCGAAGAAGGGCTTACAAAGATAATACCTAAGAGGTTTTGGGGGCCAATAAATGGTGCAATGGTGGAATTTGGAAAAAAGGTTTGCTTACCTCGAAAACCAAAATGTCAGGAATGCCCTGTGAATAAATGTTGTGAATATTTTAATTCAATCAAATTTTCAGAAAATGGAAAAAATTGA
- a CDS encoding M24 family metallopeptidase: MQKLDKLERFFDKIEKAGVDVALIYNVEYSSKPSTYYLSNFTGSFSVLLINREKQFIITDSRYFEQAKQQTDFKLVEFRNSSLIGTIHSVLNQEFKAKTIGLEFQRISHSVFEKLSSEIDAKFVPIDSMIDNLREVKDEREIELIKKAVEISERAFLKTIEIIKDGITEKDIAAELEYNMKKSGADGIAFETIVISGPRTSLPHGRPSNRKISLNEPILFDFGASFNGYCADITRTIFFGKPDDEFRKVYQTVYDAQSLALQNGNSRMTGKQLDFIAREHISKNGYGQYFGHGLGHGIGIEIHESPRVSSSNENLLPAGSVVTIEPGIYLEGKFGVRIEEDVVVRSNALEKLTNLKRELITI; this comes from the coding sequence GTGCAGAAATTGGATAAACTTGAGAGGTTCTTTGACAAAATTGAAAAAGCGGGTGTTGATGTTGCTTTAATCTACAATGTGGAGTATTCATCAAAGCCATCAACATATTATCTTTCAAATTTCACAGGCTCTTTTAGCGTACTTTTGATAAACAGAGAAAAGCAGTTCATAATAACAGACTCGAGATACTTTGAACAGGCCAAGCAACAGACAGATTTCAAACTGGTTGAGTTCAGAAATTCGAGTCTGATCGGCACAATCCATTCTGTTTTAAATCAAGAATTCAAAGCAAAAACCATAGGGCTTGAGTTTCAAAGAATAAGTCATAGCGTCTTCGAAAAACTCAGCAGCGAAATAGACGCTAAGTTTGTTCCTATAGATTCGATGATTGATAATTTGAGGGAGGTGAAAGATGAAAGAGAAATCGAACTTATAAAAAAGGCTGTCGAAATAAGTGAAAGGGCATTTTTAAAGACTATAGAGATTATAAAAGATGGTATAACTGAGAAGGATATAGCTGCTGAACTTGAATACAATATGAAAAAGTCTGGTGCAGATGGAATTGCTTTTGAAACAATCGTTATCTCTGGTCCAAGAACATCTCTTCCCCACGGAAGACCTTCTAACAGGAAGATATCCCTGAATGAACCTATTTTGTTTGATTTTGGAGCGTCGTTCAATGGTTACTGTGCGGATATAACGAGAACTATATTTTTCGGAAAACCGGACGACGAATTTAGAAAAGTTTACCAAACAGTATATGATGCGCAAAGTTTAGCTCTCCAGAATGGTAACTCTCGAATGACAGGAAAGCAACTTGATTTTATAGCAAGAGAACACATCTCGAAAAATGGCTATGGCCAATACTTTGGTCACGGACTCGGTCATGGAATTGGTATTGAAATTCACGAATCCCCAAGAGTAAGCAGCAGTAATGAAAACCTTCTGCCTGCCGGCAGTGTTGTTACCATTGAACCGGGAATATACCTTGAAGGGAAGTTCGGCGTTAGAATAGAAGAAGACGTCGTGGTTCGAAGCAATGCTCTGGAAAAACTGACAAACTTGAAGAGAGAGCTAATTACAATTTAA
- the efp gene encoding elongation factor P, translating to MVEVGDLKKGMVIMVNGEPHRVVDVSKHHMAMGRGIIRTKLKSVVTGFVKDVNFSSGERVEEANLSFRQAQFLYSDGAHYHFMALDDYEQYILSEEDLQDAKWYLIENLELSLVFLEDKPIGVQLPNVVTLKVVETEPSFKGDTVSGGGKPAVLETGLKINVPFFVETGEFIKVDTRTGEYVERA from the coding sequence ATGGTAGAAGTTGGCGATCTGAAAAAAGGCATGGTAATAATGGTAAATGGTGAACCTCATCGTGTTGTTGATGTGAGCAAACACCACATGGCCATGGGAAGAGGTATAATACGGACCAAACTTAAAAGTGTAGTAACTGGATTTGTCAAAGACGTGAATTTCAGTAGCGGAGAAAGAGTTGAGGAAGCAAATCTATCATTCAGACAGGCTCAGTTTCTTTACAGCGATGGTGCGCACTACCATTTTATGGCACTTGATGATTACGAGCAGTATATTCTCTCAGAAGAAGACTTGCAGGATGCAAAGTGGTATCTTATAGAAAATCTTGAGCTGAGTCTTGTATTTCTGGAAGATAAACCCATTGGAGTTCAGTTGCCTAATGTGGTAACCTTAAAAGTTGTCGAAACAGAACCAAGTTTTAAAGGTGATACGGTATCTGGAGGCGGAAAACCAGCTGTGCTGGAAACCGGTCTGAAGATTAATGTACCATTTTTTGTGGAAACAGGTGAGTTTATAAAAGTTGATACTCGTACTGGAGAGTATGTCGAACGCGCATAG
- a CDS encoding Asp23/Gls24 family envelope stress response protein: MENKGMGNIDISDNAIREIALRSIFAALEVTDEKKQKKIRKSLQIDRSPEDNVTIGVEISVPFGKSLVETAQKIMERVKMDIERMTDLQVAAVNVKIEDVEEGEQEKTEEKE; encoded by the coding sequence ATGGAAAACAAAGGCATGGGAAACATAGATATCTCCGATAATGCAATAAGAGAAATTGCCCTGAGGAGCATTTTCGCTGCATTAGAAGTAACTGATGAAAAAAAACAGAAAAAGATTAGAAAATCACTGCAAATCGATCGATCTCCTGAAGATAACGTGACGATCGGTGTAGAAATATCAGTTCCATTTGGAAAATCCCTTGTTGAAACTGCCCAGAAAATTATGGAAAGAGTGAAAATGGATATCGAACGAATGACAGACCTCCAAGTTGCCGCCGTGAACGTAAAAATAGAAGACGTCGAAGAAGGCGAGCAGGAGAAAACAGAAGAGAAGGAGTGA
- the nusB gene encoding transcription antitermination factor NusB: MRDLVFKVIFQNEFRNDSIETVLEDILHISKSGLMKADITRYVKGIYENLPSIDEKISLCLENWSLQRLSLVDRSILRLATYELLYESDVPIEVTLDEAVEIAKKYGTENSSKFVNGVLDKVAKSFAPEEKRYI; encoded by the coding sequence ATGAGAGATTTAGTTTTCAAAGTGATATTCCAGAATGAATTTCGCAACGATTCTATTGAAACAGTTCTTGAAGATATATTGCACATCAGCAAATCTGGTTTAATGAAAGCAGACATAACAAGGTATGTAAAGGGCATTTACGAGAACCTGCCATCAATAGACGAAAAGATTTCTCTGTGTCTTGAAAACTGGAGTTTACAGAGGCTTTCTCTGGTGGATAGAAGCATTCTTCGCTTAGCCACTTACGAGCTTTTATACGAATCGGACGTTCCTATCGAAGTTACACTTGATGAAGCTGTGGAAATTGCAAAAAAATACGGAACTGAGAACAGCAGTAAATTTGTCAACGGAGTTCTTGATAAAGTGGCTAAGTCTTTCGCACCAGAAGAAAAACGGTACATCTAA